One Acidaminococcales bacterium DNA window includes the following coding sequences:
- a CDS encoding flagellar hook-basal body protein — translation MNRGIYTSASGMMVEMVRTDTIANNLANCNTAGYKKDINISKDFNSMLIERIRDGENPAPQIGHLGTGPVAWENFVVHQKGGFIEAGSPLSAAIGGSGYFTVETPAGVRYTRNGTFTLNSEGTIVTMDGYPVLSAAGASITVFDNQPVHIGNDGRVFNGNQEIAQLGLVDVENTRALRKEAGVFFRLEDESQIRPFTGKVFGGMLEVSNVNVIEEMVNLIASYRAYEINAKGVQTHDQLNEKAVNDVGRA, via the coding sequence TTGAACAGGGGCATCTATACTTCCGCCAGCGGCATGATGGTTGAAATGGTCCGTACCGATACTATCGCCAACAATCTGGCCAATTGCAATACCGCCGGGTACAAAAAAGACATAAATATCAGCAAGGATTTTAACAGCATGCTGATTGAGAGAATCCGCGACGGGGAAAACCCCGCGCCCCAAATCGGCCATTTGGGGACAGGGCCGGTCGCGTGGGAGAATTTTGTCGTTCATCAAAAGGGCGGCTTTATTGAAGCGGGCAGCCCGCTCAGCGCGGCGATCGGCGGAAGCGGCTATTTTACTGTGGAAACTCCGGCCGGAGTGCGTTATACCCGTAACGGGACCTTTACTCTAAACAGCGAAGGGACGATAGTTACGATGGATGGGTATCCGGTATTGTCCGCCGCCGGCGCCAGCATTACGGTTTTTGACAACCAGCCGGTCCATATCGGCAACGATGGACGGGTTTTCAACGGCAACCAGGAAATTGCCCAATTAGGGCTGGTTGACGTGGAAAACACTCGCGCATTGCGCAAAGAAGCGGGTGTTTTTTTCCGGCTGGAGGACGAAAGCCAGATCCGTCCCTTTACCGGCAAGGTCTTCGGCGGCATGCTGGAAGTTTCCAATGTCAATGTCATCGAGGAAATGGTAAACCTTATCGCGAGCTACCGCGCTTATGAAATCAACGCCAAAGGCGTCCAGACCCATGACCAGCTCAATGAAAAAGCGGTGAATGACGTCGGGCGCGCATAA
- a CDS encoding rod-binding protein has protein sequence MADIFAGGLGGMRVMRSATSDVNLAKGKASVEAAQDEAFAQKLRAAEEKIEAGLATAPDQAAKDGKLREVCREMEAVFLNMLLGKMRDTVPERTLFPKSSGEKMMQSMLDVELTRVMAAGGGVGLGELLYRQLSGSGRQRLPEGANAKE, from the coding sequence ATGGCGGATATATTTGCCGGCGGTCTGGGCGGCATGCGCGTGATGCGCTCGGCGACAAGCGACGTCAACCTGGCCAAAGGCAAGGCCAGCGTGGAGGCTGCCCAAGACGAAGCTTTCGCGCAAAAATTGCGCGCGGCGGAAGAAAAAATAGAAGCGGGGCTTGCCACCGCGCCGGATCAAGCGGCTAAAGACGGCAAGCTGCGCGAGGTTTGCCGCGAAATGGAAGCGGTGTTCCTGAACATGCTGCTGGGCAAAATGCGCGACACCGTGCCGGAAAGGACGCTTTTTCCCAAAAGCAGCGGCGAGAAAATGATGCAGTCCATGCTGGACGTGGAACTTACCCGCGTCATGGCGGCAGGCGGCGGCGTGGGGCTGGGCGAGCTTTTATACCGGCAGCTCTCCGGCTCCGGGCGGCAAAGGCTGCCGGAAGGCGCAAACGCCAAAGAGTAG
- the flgA gene encoding flagellar basal body P-ring formation chaperone FlgA: MLLRAIVLCALFLAAPPSVKAAGQQQTLPSASLFALVEEFIGSRLDRSDGSEYKIERLTRLPESIFLPEGTLAVAPELVGAIRYNTPVQVKIAIAVNGAPQMNLLTAWRVRKFSYVLVTVRDIPARTVLSEADVLLERREVARFDDVISDVGYIAGLETKRPLTAGSVVTKSALGRPQAIRAGDNITIVSRAGAVTVQVAGQALQGGAVGDVIRVRNLNSGKSLLARVESATTVVVSSFV; encoded by the coding sequence ATGCTGCTCAGGGCAATCGTTCTGTGCGCGCTGTTTTTGGCGGCGCCGCCATCCGTTAAAGCCGCCGGGCAGCAGCAAACATTGCCGTCCGCGTCGCTCTTTGCGCTGGTCGAGGAATTTATCGGCAGCAGGCTGGACCGCAGCGACGGTTCAGAATACAAGATAGAGCGCCTGACCCGGCTGCCGGAGAGTATTTTCTTGCCGGAAGGGACGCTTGCGGTCGCGCCCGAACTGGTGGGGGCGATACGCTATAATACGCCGGTGCAGGTAAAGATCGCGATAGCGGTCAATGGCGCGCCGCAGATGAATTTGCTGACCGCTTGGCGGGTGCGCAAGTTCTCTTATGTGTTGGTAACCGTGCGGGACATTCCCGCGCGCACGGTTCTGTCGGAAGCTGACGTTTTGCTGGAGCGGCGCGAAGTCGCAAGGTTTGACGACGTCATTTCCGATGTCGGCTATATCGCGGGGCTGGAAACCAAGCGCCCGCTCACCGCGGGCAGCGTCGTGACCAAGTCGGCGCTGGGCAGGCCGCAGGCGATAAGGGCGGGCGACAACATTACTATCGTCAGCAGGGCCGGGGCCGTAACCGTGCAGGTGGCCGGGCAGGCTCTGCAGGGGGGGGCGGTCGGGGACGTGATAAGGGTGCGCAACCTCAATTCGGGCAAAAGCCTGCTTGCCAGGGTCGAAAGCGCAACGACCGTCGTCGTTTCAAGTTTCGTTTAG
- a CDS encoding flagellar basal body P-ring protein FlgI — translation MRTIICLVAAALTLCFSFPLEAARIKDLAKVEGVRDNQLLGYGVVVGLNGTGDSTKSDYTIMSIVNMMRNFGITVNVNDIKPKNVAAVIVTAKLPAFAKPGDTIDINVASVGDAKSIQGGVLLQSPLQAANGDVYAVAQGPVSIGGYSAGGGGGGQQKNHPTAGMVSNGAIVERGTSTALASDGVLRLSLNKPDFTTADRVANRINAVWGGIAMASDAGTVSVSIPGGGHDIVGFIASIEEISVDPDQAAKVVLNERTGTVVMGGNVGISEVAVSQGGLTVTITKSTEVSQPGPFTPGQTVVTGNTETNVQEEKVNLIVLPTSTKVSDVVTALNAAGATPRDIMTILQAMQSAGALHAVIEMI, via the coding sequence ATGAGGACAATAATCTGCCTTGTGGCGGCTGCCCTGACCTTGTGTTTTTCTTTTCCCCTTGAAGCGGCGCGCATCAAAGACCTGGCCAAAGTGGAAGGGGTGAGGGACAACCAACTCCTGGGCTACGGCGTGGTCGTCGGGCTCAATGGCACTGGGGACTCTACCAAAAGCGACTATACTATCATGTCCATCGTCAATATGATGAGAAATTTCGGCATTACCGTCAACGTAAACGATATAAAGCCGAAAAATGTCGCGGCGGTCATCGTTACGGCCAAACTGCCGGCTTTCGCCAAACCCGGCGACACTATTGACATAAATGTGGCTTCGGTGGGCGATGCGAAAAGCATTCAAGGCGGAGTGCTTTTGCAGTCGCCGCTGCAGGCGGCTAACGGCGATGTTTACGCAGTCGCGCAGGGCCCTGTTTCTATCGGCGGCTATTCCGCCGGCGGAGGAGGCGGCGGCCAGCAGAAAAATCACCCTACCGCCGGCATGGTCTCCAACGGGGCGATTGTCGAGCGCGGCACCAGCACCGCTTTGGCCAGCGACGGCGTTTTGCGCCTGTCGCTTAACAAACCGGATTTCACTACCGCCGATCGGGTCGCCAACAGGATAAATGCCGTTTGGGGCGGCATCGCCATGGCGAGCGACGCCGGCACCGTCAGCGTCAGCATACCGGGCGGCGGCCATGACATAGTGGGTTTTATCGCCAGCATAGAAGAAATCTCGGTTGACCCGGATCAGGCGGCGAAAGTCGTCTTGAACGAAAGGACCGGCACGGTCGTCATGGGCGGCAACGTCGGCATAAGCGAAGTGGCCGTGTCGCAGGGCGGCCTGACCGTAACCATCACGAAAAGCACGGAAGTGTCCCAGCCGGGGCCTTTCACCCCGGGACAGACGGTGGTAACGGGAAATACGGAAACGAATGTCCAGGAAGAAAAAGTGAACCTGATCGTATTGCCGACCTCGACCAAAGTGAGCGACGTCGTTACGGCGCTCAACGCCGCCGGGGCGACCCCGCGCGACATCATGACGATCCTGCAGGCCATGCAGTCGGCGGGAGCGTTGCATGCGGTTATAGAAATGATTTGA
- a CDS encoding flagellar basal body L-ring protein FlgH, which produces MKKTIALFALTSLLLARPVLCEAESLWQNNKKDNIYQDVKARNVGDILTIIISETSNATRSGTANNSKDASVNLSAGSGSLLGWLTAHGANTKDSFKTSGNITNANRLTANITVQVVGIQPNGNLLLSGTQSIKQNKDTQMITITGEVRPQDISSNNTILSNYVANSKIAVTGKGPIMRKQRQGILTQIMNFLF; this is translated from the coding sequence ATGAAAAAAACCATTGCGCTTTTCGCGCTAACAAGCCTTTTGTTGGCGCGTCCGGTTTTGTGCGAGGCGGAATCTCTGTGGCAGAACAACAAAAAAGACAATATTTATCAGGATGTCAAAGCCCGAAACGTCGGCGACATACTGACGATTATCATATCGGAAACCTCGAACGCCACGCGTAGCGGCACCGCGAACAACTCCAAAGACGCCAGCGTCAATTTAAGCGCCGGCAGCGGCTCCCTTTTGGGCTGGCTGACCGCTCACGGCGCCAACACCAAAGACAGTTTCAAAACTTCCGGCAACATTACCAACGCCAACCGGCTGACCGCCAACATCACCGTGCAGGTGGTGGGCATACAGCCTAACGGCAATCTTCTTTTATCGGGCACCCAGTCCATCAAACAGAACAAAGATACGCAGATGATCACCATTACCGGCGAAGTGCGGCCGCAGGACATTTCTTCCAATAACACCATACTGTCAAATTATGTGGCGAACTCGAAGATCGCCGTAACCGGCAAAGGGCCGATCATGAGAAAACAGCGTCAGGGCATACTGACGCAGATTATGAATTTCTTGTTTTAA
- the flgG gene encoding flagellar basal-body rod protein FlgG, whose product MMRSLWTAGTGMKGQQVNLDVISNNIANVNTVGFKKYRVDFQDLMYQNLRAAGTVTGDDNNQVPTGVDLGHGTKVAATQRVYLQGAFQETGNDLDLVIQNDGFFQITMPDGTLAYTRDGSFKKDETGRIVTADGYALEPAIVIPANATSITIASDGTVSVIEAGANAPVELGQIELARFINPAGLSALGQNLYTQTAASGEPVVNPPGVEGTGTIVQRYLEMSNVQLVEEMVNMIVCQRAYEINGKAITTSDEMLQTAVSLKR is encoded by the coding sequence ATGATGAGATCGCTTTGGACCGCCGGCACTGGCATGAAAGGCCAGCAGGTCAACCTTGACGTTATCTCCAACAACATCGCGAACGTGAACACGGTGGGCTTTAAAAAATACCGCGTGGATTTTCAGGATCTGATGTACCAGAACCTGCGGGCCGCCGGCACGGTAACCGGCGACGACAACAACCAGGTGCCGACCGGCGTTGACTTAGGGCACGGCACCAAGGTCGCCGCGACGCAAAGGGTTTATCTGCAGGGCGCTTTTCAGGAAACAGGCAACGACCTTGATTTGGTCATACAAAATGACGGGTTTTTCCAGATAACCATGCCGGACGGCACGCTGGCCTATACGCGGGACGGCTCTTTCAAGAAGGACGAGACAGGCCGCATTGTTACCGCCGATGGCTATGCGCTGGAACCGGCGATCGTCATACCGGCAAACGCCACGTCCATCACCATCGCCTCCGATGGAACCGTGTCAGTAATTGAGGCCGGGGCGAACGCCCCCGTTGAGCTCGGGCAGATTGAATTGGCGCGTTTTATCAATCCGGCCGGGCTGAGCGCGCTTGGGCAGAACCTTTATACCCAGACGGCGGCCTCGGGCGAGCCGGTAGTGAACCCTCCCGGCGTGGAAGGGACAGGCACTATCGTCCAGCGTTATCTTGAAATGTCCAATGTCCAGCTGGTGGAAGAAATGGTCAATATGATCGTGTGCCAAAGGGCCTATGAAATAAACGGCAAGGCGATCACCACCAGTGACGAAATGCTGCAAACTGCGGTGAGCCTGAAACGCTGA
- a CDS encoding phosphodiester glycosidase family protein, whose protein sequence is MKLFLRQAAVFLLAAVFLFLPCAAQAALTVKNVRYGDYAEKTRVVLDINENVTLAEPAGFGKRIALEIGPGAVGEDVKDIILSGRLLRQVKLFKIKDGRLLLDIMLDEETAYSAFVLKEPWRIVVDIFKNYDIKNEETIAPGLVYTNIRRRAGGRALKMHYLTVDKSLWNIRPAMANRETLRRDSLKNIIYDNNAAAGINASYFDYDGWVIGNLKINGEIIAGEERERTALLIYRDEGMEFSLSAYCAQIVLPDKTVLPVKGVNRVRLADDLVVYESSFARRVKASQPGCNVIIDQGGKVLALDFTGDAVCENDQIIISGHGTAAGHLSALSPGDTVIFSQSMGEMADEAAHVLGAGPRLVDTGRIVAGSNPEGFPPDIMSGRAPRTAVGINGRGDVVLFVADGRSKESVGLTLWEAAEELLAFGVVEAMNLDGGGSSEMVIGSQVMNSPSDKQERKISVALAVVSKPPEP, encoded by the coding sequence ATGAAATTGTTTTTGCGGCAGGCAGCCGTTTTTTTGCTGGCAGCCGTTTTTTTGTTTTTGCCGTGCGCCGCGCAAGCCGCGCTCACCGTCAAAAACGTGCGCTACGGCGATTACGCGGAAAAAACGCGCGTCGTCCTCGACATAAACGAAAATGTAACGCTCGCGGAACCGGCCGGCTTTGGCAAGCGCATAGCGTTGGAAATCGGGCCGGGCGCGGTAGGCGAAGATGTAAAAGACATCATTCTTTCCGGGCGGCTTTTGCGGCAAGTCAAACTTTTCAAAATAAAAGACGGCCGGCTCCTGCTTGACATAATGCTTGACGAGGAAACCGCCTATAGCGCCTTTGTCCTCAAAGAGCCTTGGCGGATAGTCGTCGATATTTTTAAAAACTATGACATTAAAAACGAAGAAACCATAGCGCCCGGGCTTGTTTATACCAATATCAGGCGGCGCGCCGGCGGGCGCGCTTTGAAAATGCACTATCTGACGGTGGACAAGTCGCTTTGGAACATCCGGCCGGCCATGGCCAACCGGGAAACGCTGAGGCGCGACAGCTTAAAAAACATAATCTACGACAACAACGCGGCGGCCGGGATCAACGCTTCTTATTTTGACTACGACGGCTGGGTTATCGGCAATTTGAAAATAAACGGCGAAATAATCGCCGGCGAAGAGCGGGAGCGCACCGCGCTGCTCATCTACCGGGATGAGGGCATGGAATTTTCCCTGTCCGCTTACTGCGCGCAGATAGTTTTGCCCGACAAAACGGTTTTGCCGGTCAAGGGCGTGAACAGGGTGCGGCTGGCGGACGACCTAGTCGTGTACGAAAGCAGTTTCGCCCGGCGGGTAAAGGCAAGCCAGCCCGGCTGCAACGTAATTATTGACCAAGGCGGCAAAGTCCTCGCGCTTGATTTTACCGGGGACGCCGTTTGCGAAAATGACCAGATTATAATTTCCGGGCACGGTACGGCAGCCGGGCATCTATCCGCGCTTAGTCCGGGCGATACGGTCATTTTTTCGCAAAGCATGGGCGAGATGGCCGACGAAGCCGCCCACGTATTAGGCGCCGGGCCGCGCCTTGTCGATACGGGGCGGATTGTGGCCGGGAGCAACCCGGAGGGCTTCCCCCCGGACATAATGAGCGGGCGCGCGCCCAGGACAGCCGTCGGCATAAACGGCAGAGGCGACGTGGTCTTGTTCGTCGCGGACGGGCGCAGCAAAGAAAGCGTTGGCCTGACCCTTTGGGAAGCGGCGGAGGAACTCCTGGCCTTCGGCGTGGTGGAAGCGATGAACCTTGACGGCGGCGGCTCAAGCGAAATGGTCATAGGCAGCCAGGTGATGAATAGCCCGTCGGACAAACAGGAACGCAAGATCAGCGTCGCTTTGGCGGTTGTGTCCAAGCCGCCGGAACCGTAA